One Halosegnis longus DNA window includes the following coding sequences:
- a CDS encoding acyl-CoA carboxylase subunit beta, whose protein sequence is MDVHIGESATQEEASAIASALSEHTDDDEIRVFVGDDDEPLLVRDVNLTAPIDDDLGPTDREQRLREEIADIEAGGPQKYKDRLGDQNKLFVRDRLDLWFGGDGIAFEDGKFAAFDDWHENAPDADEDASRTPGDGLLTGAADFEGRDVHWMANDFTVKAGSMAGRGVEKFLRMQQRALKTGQPVLYLMDSSGGRIDQQTGFFANREGIGKYYYNHSMLSGRVPQICVLYGPCIAGAAYTPVFADFTIMVEGMSAMAIASPRMVQMVTGEDIDMQDLGGPQVHAEHSGSADLVAKDEEHARELVAQLITYLPDNSDESPPMAESKPPRKPPKGIDAVVPEAPNEPYDMERVIERVVDHGSYFELKPDYGKEIITAFGRVDGRPVGIVANQPDERAGAIFPDAADKAADFVWTCDAYDIPLLYLCDTPGFMAGSGVEKEGILEKGKKMIYATSEATVPKQSVIVRKAYGAGIYAMSGPAYDPESVIGLPAGEIGIMGPEAAINAVYANRLADIDDPEERAETEQQLREEYREDIDIHRMASEVVIDEIIPPSELRGELAARFEFYEGVEKDRPSKKHGTVF, encoded by the coding sequence ATGGACGTACACATCGGCGAGTCGGCGACACAGGAGGAGGCGTCGGCCATCGCCAGCGCGCTCTCCGAGCACACGGACGACGACGAGATACGCGTCTTCGTCGGTGACGACGACGAACCGCTGCTCGTGCGCGACGTGAACCTCACCGCGCCGATTGACGACGACCTCGGTCCCACCGACCGCGAGCAGCGGCTCCGCGAGGAAATCGCCGACATCGAGGCGGGCGGTCCACAGAAGTACAAGGACCGACTCGGCGACCAGAACAAACTCTTCGTGCGCGACCGTCTCGACCTGTGGTTCGGGGGGGACGGTATCGCCTTCGAGGACGGGAAGTTCGCCGCCTTCGACGACTGGCACGAGAACGCCCCCGACGCCGACGAGGACGCGAGCCGCACGCCCGGCGACGGGCTCCTCACCGGCGCGGCGGACTTCGAGGGCCGCGACGTGCACTGGATGGCCAACGACTTCACCGTGAAGGCGGGGTCGATGGCCGGCCGCGGCGTCGAGAAGTTCCTCCGGATGCAACAGCGCGCGCTCAAGACCGGCCAGCCGGTCCTGTACCTGATGGACTCCTCCGGCGGGCGCATCGACCAACAGACCGGCTTCTTCGCCAACCGCGAGGGCATCGGGAAATACTACTACAACCACTCGATGCTGTCGGGCCGGGTCCCCCAGATTTGTGTGCTGTACGGTCCTTGTATCGCCGGCGCGGCCTACACCCCGGTCTTCGCCGACTTCACCATCATGGTCGAGGGGATGTCCGCGATGGCGATTGCCTCCCCGCGCATGGTGCAGATGGTCACCGGCGAGGACATCGACATGCAGGACCTCGGCGGCCCGCAGGTCCACGCCGAACACTCCGGCTCCGCCGACTTGGTCGCGAAAGACGAGGAGCACGCCCGCGAACTCGTCGCGCAACTCATCACCTATCTGCCGGACAACAGCGACGAGTCGCCGCCGATGGCGGAGTCCAAGCCGCCGCGCAAGCCGCCGAAGGGTATCGACGCCGTCGTCCCCGAAGCGCCCAACGAGCCGTACGACATGGAGCGCGTCATCGAGCGCGTCGTCGACCACGGCTCGTACTTCGAGCTGAAACCCGACTACGGGAAGGAGATCATCACGGCCTTCGGTCGGGTCGACGGCCGGCCGGTCGGTATCGTCGCGAACCAGCCCGACGAACGGGCGGGGGCCATCTTCCCCGACGCGGCCGACAAGGCCGCCGACTTCGTGTGGACCTGTGACGCCTACGACATCCCGCTCCTGTATCTGTGTGACACGCCCGGCTTCATGGCCGGCTCCGGCGTCGAGAAGGAGGGCATCCTGGAGAAGGGCAAAAAGATGATCTATGCGACATCTGAGGCCACGGTGCCGAAACAGTCCGTGATCGTGCGGAAGGCGTACGGGGCCGGCATCTACGCGATGTCCGGCCCGGCGTACGACCCTGAGTCGGTCATCGGACTCCCGGCCGGCGAAATCGGTATCATGGGGCCGGAGGCGGCCATCAACGCGGTCTACGCCAACCGACTCGCCGACATCGACGACCCCGAGGAGCGCGCCGAGACGGAACAACAGCTCCGCGAGGAGTACCGCGAGGATATCGACATCCACCGGATGGCGAGCGAGGTCGTCATCGACGAAATCATCCCGCCGTCCGAACTGCGCGGTGAACTCGCGGCCCGCTTCGAGTTCTACGAGGGCGTCGAGAAGGACCGTCCGTCGAAGAAACACGGCACCGTGTTCTGA
- a CDS encoding DMT family transporter, with protein sequence MSWPTLIAAGLFEVAWAVGLEYSDGLSEPLPTAATVLALVVSMLLLARAVETLPIGTAYAVWTGIGAVGTATLGIVLFDEPATLARGGFIAVIVVGIVGLHSVS encoded by the coding sequence ATGTCGTGGCCCACCCTCATTGCGGCCGGCCTGTTCGAGGTAGCGTGGGCGGTCGGATTGGAGTACTCCGACGGTCTCTCGGAGCCGCTGCCGACCGCGGCGACGGTGCTCGCGCTCGTCGTGAGCATGCTACTGCTTGCCCGCGCCGTCGAGACGCTCCCCATCGGGACGGCCTACGCTGTCTGGACCGGCATCGGTGCGGTCGGGACCGCGACGCTCGGTATCGTGCTGTTCGACGAGCCGGCGACCCTCGCGCGGGGCGGCTTCATCGCCGTCATCGTCGTCGGCATCGTCGGGCTCCACAGCGTCTCGTGA
- a CDS encoding HpcH/HpaI aldolase/citrate lyase family protein, giving the protein MARRSLLFSPADKPDLLRKSPDTDADTVCFDLEDAVAPSRKAAGREAVAAVLSDPEFDPDCEVCLRVNPDTDTAAADLDALDADARLDAVMVPKVEAPADVLAVTDLLAERGFDVPVIALCESAAGILHAEAIAATDGVDALAFGAEDLAADIGATRTPEGTEVSHARQQVVLAGAAAGVDVIDTIHTDIEDGDGLADETRFALELGYDGKMCIHPSQVRIVNDAFTPNGERIAWARRILDAATEAAADEAGVFRVDGEMVDAPLIAQAERVRERARAAGVW; this is encoded by the coding sequence ATGGCACGACGCTCGCTCCTCTTTTCGCCCGCCGACAAGCCCGACCTGCTGCGGAAATCCCCCGATACGGACGCCGATACGGTGTGTTTCGACCTCGAAGACGCGGTCGCCCCCTCCCGGAAGGCAGCCGGCCGCGAGGCCGTCGCTGCGGTGTTGTCCGACCCGGAGTTCGACCCCGACTGCGAGGTGTGCCTTCGGGTCAACCCCGACACCGACACCGCCGCGGCCGACCTCGATGCGCTCGACGCCGACGCGCGACTCGATGCCGTGATGGTGCCGAAGGTGGAGGCTCCGGCCGACGTGCTCGCCGTGACGGACCTGCTCGCGGAACGGGGCTTCGATGTGCCCGTCATCGCGCTGTGTGAGTCGGCCGCCGGTATCCTCCACGCGGAGGCCATCGCCGCGACCGACGGGGTAGACGCGCTCGCGTTCGGGGCGGAAGACCTCGCGGCCGACATCGGCGCGACCCGAACCCCGGAGGGGACAGAGGTGTCACACGCCCGCCAGCAGGTCGTCCTCGCGGGCGCGGCCGCCGGCGTCGACGTCATCGACACCATCCACACGGACATCGAGGACGGCGACGGCCTGGCCGACGAGACGCGGTTCGCGCTCGAACTCGGCTACGACGGGAAGATGTGCATCCACCCCTCGCAGGTGCGTATCGTCAACGACGCGTTCACGCCGAACGGCGAGCGCATCGCGTGGGCGCGTCGCATCCTCGATGCTGCGACCGAGGCCGCCGCCGACGAGGCGGGCGTCTTCCGCGTCGACGGTGAGATGGTCGACGCGCCGCTCATCGCACAGGCCGAGCGCGTCCGCGAGCGGGCACGCGCCGCCGGCGTCTGGTAA
- a CDS encoding DUF7410 domain-containing protein, with amino-acid sequence MTHDCPYCDRTFTQESYRDLHLGHRHEARLTTRERAAFERAYEREESDLTLFRYKALGLLVLVYFGFLLAYAVSL; translated from the coding sequence ATGACACACGACTGCCCCTACTGCGACCGGACGTTCACGCAGGAATCGTACCGCGACCTCCATCTCGGCCACCGCCACGAGGCGCGGCTGACGACGCGGGAACGCGCCGCCTTCGAGCGCGCGTACGAGCGGGAGGAGTCTGACCTCACCCTGTTCCGGTACAAGGCGCTCGGGCTGTTGGTGCTCGTCTACTTCGGCTTCCTACTCGCGTACGCCGTCTCGCTTTAG
- a CDS encoding Glu/Leu/Phe/Val family dehydrogenase produces the protein MSAETNPFESLQEQLDDAAAYVDLDDGLLRRLKNPERILETNLTIRMDDGRLETFRAYRSQFNGDRGPYKGGIRYHPEVNRAEVKALSGWMVYKTATVDIPYGGGKGGIVVDPSELSATELERLTRAFTKELRPFIGADKDIPAPDVNTGQREMNWVKNTYETLENTTEPGVVTGKALDSGGSEGRVEATGRSTMLTAREAFAYLDRDLEGATVAVQGYGNAGAIAARLLAEETGATVVAVSDSSGAIHDPDGLDPAAVREYKRDTGSVVGYEGTEELTNEELLTLDVDLLVPAALQNAIDADLAESVQADMIVEAANGPLTPDADDVLTDRDVAVLPDILANAGGVTVSYFEWVQNRQRFGWTEARVDDELERVITDAFDGLTEAYETYDVPNFRTAAYIVALKRVIAAHAEAGTWP, from the coding sequence ATGTCCGCAGAGACGAACCCCTTTGAGAGCCTTCAAGAGCAGTTGGACGACGCGGCGGCGTATGTCGATCTCGACGACGGCCTGCTTCGGCGGCTGAAGAACCCCGAACGAATCCTGGAGACGAATCTGACGATTCGGATGGACGACGGGCGACTGGAGACCTTTCGGGCGTATCGCTCCCAGTTTAACGGCGACCGCGGCCCGTACAAGGGCGGCATTCGCTACCACCCGGAGGTGAACCGCGCCGAGGTGAAGGCGCTGTCCGGGTGGATGGTGTACAAGACCGCGACCGTCGATATTCCCTACGGCGGCGGCAAGGGCGGTATCGTCGTCGACCCCTCGGAGCTTTCCGCAACCGAACTGGAACGGCTCACCCGCGCGTTCACGAAGGAACTGCGCCCGTTCATCGGCGCGGACAAGGACATCCCCGCTCCGGACGTGAACACCGGCCAGCGGGAGATGAACTGGGTGAAAAACACCTACGAGACGCTGGAGAACACGACCGAGCCGGGGGTCGTGACGGGGAAGGCGCTCGATTCAGGGGGGTCCGAGGGCCGCGTCGAGGCAACCGGCCGGTCGACGATGCTCACCGCGCGCGAGGCGTTCGCGTATCTCGACCGCGACCTCGAAGGCGCGACCGTCGCGGTGCAGGGGTACGGGAACGCCGGGGCGATTGCGGCCCGACTGCTCGCCGAGGAGACGGGTGCGACCGTCGTCGCCGTCTCCGATTCCTCGGGGGCGATTCACGACCCGGACGGACTCGACCCCGCCGCGGTGCGCGAGTACAAGCGCGACACCGGCTCCGTCGTCGGCTACGAGGGAACGGAGGAGCTGACGAACGAGGAACTGCTCACGCTCGACGTGGACCTGCTCGTTCCCGCTGCGCTCCAGAACGCCATCGACGCCGACCTCGCCGAGTCGGTGCAGGCCGACATGATTGTCGAGGCCGCGAACGGCCCGCTGACGCCGGATGCAGACGACGTGCTCACCGACCGCGACGTGGCCGTCCTACCGGACATTCTCGCGAACGCCGGCGGCGTCACGGTGTCGTACTTCGAGTGGGTGCAGAACCGCCAGCGGTTCGGCTGGACAGAAGCCCGCGTCGACGACGAACTCGAACGGGTCATCACGGACGCCTTCGACGGGTTAACCGAGGCCTACGAGACGTACGACGTGCCGAACTTCCGGACCGCAGCATACATCGTCGCGCTCAAGCGCGTCATCGCCGCGCACGCCGAGGCGGGCACCTGGCCCTAA
- a CDS encoding biotin--[acetyl-CoA-carboxylase] ligase: MDASELESRLGVPVATFDSTPDTSGYLRRRIPDAPHGSFAVANELTAARGRTGNAWAAPPGGVWSSTLLYPDLDPAQVGRLTVAGGVAACEMARSVGVDARLKWPNDVVVDRDGTRYKLAGVLTEAIVDAVPVVGKPVGDVFDDPDELEAVVMGIGVNADLDPADLDTDRPVTTLRSEREEPVDRQTVAARLHERLLACADSVETDDGFAAVLDRWREHASTLGERVRVETDEETIRGTATGVSETGALLVETERGRREVTDGECASLRRDD, encoded by the coding sequence ATGGACGCATCCGAACTCGAATCGCGGCTCGGGGTTCCCGTGGCGACGTTCGACTCGACGCCCGACACGAGCGGCTATCTCCGCCGGCGGATACCGGACGCGCCCCACGGTAGCTTCGCCGTCGCGAACGAGCTCACCGCCGCACGTGGACGCACGGGGAACGCGTGGGCTGCCCCGCCCGGCGGGGTCTGGTCGTCGACGCTGCTGTACCCCGACCTCGACCCCGCGCAGGTGGGACGGCTCACGGTCGCTGGCGGCGTGGCCGCCTGTGAGATGGCACGCTCCGTCGGCGTCGACGCGCGGCTGAAGTGGCCCAACGACGTGGTGGTCGACCGCGACGGGACTCGCTACAAACTGGCCGGCGTGCTCACCGAGGCGATCGTCGATGCCGTGCCGGTCGTCGGCAAACCGGTCGGTGACGTGTTCGACGACCCCGACGAACTGGAGGCGGTCGTCATGGGAATCGGGGTGAACGCCGACCTCGACCCGGCCGACCTCGACACCGACCGCCCGGTCACGACGCTCCGGAGCGAACGGGAGGAGCCGGTCGACCGCCAGACGGTCGCCGCCCGACTCCACGAGCGCCTGCTCGCGTGTGCCGACAGCGTCGAGACGGACGACGGATTCGCCGCCGTGCTCGACCGGTGGCGCGAGCACGCGAGTACGCTCGGCGAGCGCGTGCGCGTCGAGACGGACGAGGAGACAATTCGCGGGACGGCGACCGGAGTGAGCGAGACGGGCGCGCTGCTGGTCGAAACAGAGCGCGGACGGCGAGAAGTGACGGACGGCGAGTGTGCGTCGCTGCGGCGCGACGACTGA
- a CDS encoding class I fructose-bisphosphate aldolase — MQPFDDSPLARDGKVLILAYDHGLEHGPVDFEGLDGSEDPARTFEAATHPAVTSLAVQKGPAEAYYPSYEDDVDLLLKLNGTSNLWMGEPDSAVNCTVDYAHEIGASSVGFTVYGGSNNEIEMVEEFRDAQEAARHRDLPVVMWSYPRGQGLKNDTSPDTIAYAARQAHELGADVAKVKYPGSQAAMEHAVSMAGKTKVVMSGGSKTTDREFLSSVKSVIDAGGVGLAVGRNVWQREDPTHILDALEAVIFDETSVDEALDRAA, encoded by the coding sequence ATGCAGCCATTCGACGACAGCCCGCTCGCTCGCGACGGGAAGGTGCTCATCCTCGCGTACGACCACGGTCTCGAACACGGCCCGGTCGACTTCGAGGGACTCGACGGCAGCGAGGACCCCGCCCGGACGTTCGAGGCGGCGACCCACCCGGCCGTCACCTCGCTGGCCGTCCAGAAGGGGCCGGCCGAGGCGTACTACCCCTCCTACGAGGACGACGTCGACCTCCTGCTCAAGCTGAACGGCACGTCGAACCTCTGGATGGGCGAGCCGGATTCGGCGGTCAACTGCACCGTCGACTACGCCCATGAGATCGGCGCGTCGTCGGTCGGCTTCACCGTCTACGGCGGCTCCAACAACGAAATCGAGATGGTCGAGGAGTTCCGCGACGCGCAGGAGGCCGCCCGCCACCGCGACCTCCCGGTCGTGATGTGGTCGTACCCGCGCGGACAGGGGCTGAAAAACGACACCTCGCCCGACACCATCGCCTACGCCGCCCGACAGGCCCACGAACTCGGGGCCGACGTGGCGAAGGTGAAGTATCCCGGCTCGCAGGCGGCGATGGAACACGCCGTCTCGATGGCCGGCAAGACGAAGGTCGTCATGTCCGGCGGCTCGAAGACGACCGACCGGGAGTTCCTCTCGTCGGTCAAATCGGTCATCGACGCCGGCGGCGTCGGGCTCGCCGTCGGCCGGAACGTCTGGCAGCGCGAGGACCCGACCCACATCCTCGACGCGCTCGAAGCCGTCATCTTCGACGAGACGAGCGTCGACGAGGCGCTCGACCGCGCAGCCTGA
- a CDS encoding MaoC family dehydratase: MAGLYYEEFTVGETIEHPRRRTVSESDNQTFCDMTMNQQPLHLDADFAADTDFGARLVNGLYTMSLAVGMSIPETTDGTIVANLSYDSVQHPNPVFHGDTIYAETTVTSKRETSDGERGIVEMHVETYKVEDETEDTLVCEFDRTALSLKQATQ; encoded by the coding sequence ATGGCAGGTCTGTACTACGAGGAGTTCACCGTCGGCGAGACGATCGAGCATCCGCGCCGGCGCACCGTCTCGGAAAGCGACAACCAGACGTTCTGCGACATGACCATGAACCAGCAGCCGCTCCACCTGGACGCCGACTTCGCGGCCGACACCGACTTCGGCGCGCGACTCGTCAACGGCCTCTACACGATGTCCCTCGCGGTCGGCATGTCCATCCCCGAGACGACCGACGGCACCATCGTCGCGAACCTCTCGTACGACTCGGTCCAACACCCCAACCCGGTCTTCCACGGCGACACCATCTACGCCGAGACGACGGTCACGAGCAAACGCGAGACCAGCGACGGGGAGCGGGGCATCGTCGAGATGCACGTCGAGACGTACAAGGTCGAAGACGAGACAGAAGACACGCTCGTCTGTGAGTTCGACCGGACCGCGCTCTCGCTCAAACAGGCAACTCAGTAG
- a CDS encoding alpha/beta hydrolase — MSHRRDVETDDGTRIAIHARRPDRPAEDAVVFVHGATFGARPAFDTPGYSWLADTASRGRAAYAVDAVGYGDSDRPAAMDDPAGDPPSRADRVADDLRRVLDSLARDHDRLHLVGYSWGTMVAGLACTRGTELSSLVQFAPVYDPDPARVSAFDPGPDPAPKRETTRANTRDRWDAHLPTPSDYRDPDAFDRFWTTLFDGQGVRDDPPTVEAPNGTLLDLTAAATEGPIYDAGGITVPTLVVRGSLDRTATRADGLRLYDDLAADDAEYAEIANGSHFLAIERRREALFDRVAAFHDRQ, encoded by the coding sequence ATGTCACACCGGCGCGACGTCGAGACGGACGATGGGACTCGTATCGCAATCCACGCGCGCCGACCCGACCGGCCGGCCGAGGACGCGGTCGTCTTCGTCCACGGCGCGACGTTCGGCGCGCGGCCGGCCTTCGACACGCCCGGCTACTCGTGGCTCGCCGACACCGCGTCCCGCGGGCGGGCAGCCTACGCCGTCGACGCCGTCGGCTACGGCGACAGCGACCGCCCCGCCGCGATGGACGACCCGGCCGGTGACCCGCCGAGTCGAGCCGACAGGGTCGCCGATGACCTGCGTCGCGTCCTCGATTCGTTGGCTCGCGACCACGACCGCCTCCACCTCGTCGGCTACTCGTGGGGGACGATGGTGGCCGGCCTCGCGTGTACGCGGGGCACGGAGCTCTCCTCGCTCGTCCAGTTCGCGCCCGTCTACGACCCCGACCCGGCGCGGGTCAGCGCCTTCGACCCCGGACCTGACCCGGCACCGAAACGTGAGACGACGCGCGCCAACACGCGCGATCGGTGGGACGCACATCTCCCGACGCCGAGCGACTACCGCGACCCGGACGCATTCGACCGTTTCTGGACGACGCTGTTCGACGGACAGGGCGTGCGCGACGACCCGCCGACGGTCGAGGCCCCGAACGGGACGCTGCTCGACCTCACGGCGGCCGCGACCGAGGGGCCGATATACGACGCGGGCGGTATCACCGTGCCGACGCTCGTCGTGCGCGGGTCGCTCGACCGGACGGCGACGCGTGCGGACGGGCTTCGGCTCTACGACGACCTCGCGGCCGACGACGCCGAGTACGCGGAAATCGCGAACGGCTCTCACTTCCTCGCGATAGAGCGTCGCCGCGAGGCGCTGTTCGACCGCGTGGCGGCGTTCCACGACAGACAGTAG
- a CDS encoding cytochrome c oxidase subunit 3: MSHADESDDHGHHLPAVEDWPRGFGEASWWPFVTAVGAAIIYAGAAMYILSQGSDPLVSLELSLGVFALGVVGFIVGLYGWTYHAFIAAYWEESSGGVGLRLGMLAFLGSEIATFGAGFVYYFFIRSDAWTAETLPELVTSGDIFGSLVIANTVLLIISSITLHYAHVALRNSDRRRFIGLLGLTLALGVVFLGGQVYEYYEFIVHEGLTLGGGVFNSAFYGLTGLHGLHVSLGAVLLGIVFVRSLFGQYTAENHTSVTTVSMYWHFVDVVWVFLVLVLYVGAVV; encoded by the coding sequence ATGAGCCACGCGGACGAATCAGACGACCACGGCCACCATCTCCCCGCCGTCGAGGACTGGCCTCGCGGCTTCGGCGAGGCATCCTGGTGGCCATTCGTGACGGCAGTTGGCGCGGCAATCATCTACGCCGGCGCGGCGATGTACATCCTCTCGCAGGGGAGCGACCCGCTCGTCTCGCTGGAACTCAGCCTCGGCGTCTTCGCACTCGGCGTCGTCGGCTTCATCGTCGGGCTCTACGGCTGGACCTACCACGCCTTCATCGCCGCCTACTGGGAGGAAAGCTCGGGCGGGGTCGGCCTCAGGCTCGGCATGTTGGCGTTCCTCGGCTCCGAAATCGCGACTTTCGGTGCCGGCTTCGTCTACTACTTCTTCATCCGCTCTGACGCGTGGACGGCAGAGACCCTGCCGGAACTCGTCACCAGCGGTGACATCTTCGGGAGCCTCGTCATCGCGAACACCGTCTTACTGATTATCTCCTCGATTACGCTCCACTACGCGCACGTCGCGCTCCGCAACAGCGACCGCCGTCGCTTCATCGGGCTGCTCGGACTGACGCTCGCGCTCGGTGTCGTCTTCCTCGGCGGTCAGGTGTACGAGTACTACGAGTTCATCGTCCACGAGGGGCTCACCCTCGGCGGCGGCGTGTTCAACTCCGCCTTCTACGGACTGACCGGACTCCACGGGCTGCACGTGAGCCTCGGTGCGGTGCTTCTCGGCATCGTCTTCGTGCGGTCGCTGTTCGGACAGTACACCGCCGAGAACCACACCTCAGTCACCACGGTCTCGATGTACTGGCACTTCGTCGACGTGGTGTGGGTGTTCCTCGTGCTCGTGCTCTACGTCGGCGCGGTCGTCTGA
- a CDS encoding 3-hydroxyacyl-CoA dehydrogenase family protein, translating to MRGFDEIETVGVVGAGTMGNGIAQVAATAGYDVLMRDIEQEYVEDGLAAIDDSLSRLVANDTITETEKADAQARLTGTTDLDRLAEADIVVEAAVEKMDIKRDIFTDLDDVVDEDVVLATNTSTLSITTIAAATARPEQVVGLHFMNPVPVMKGVEVVTGEKTADAVTDLAHEFAEALGKETWESDDKPGFVSNRILMPWINEGIRAFDEGVATKEDIDRGMKLGTNVPMGPLELADHIGLDICLDATETLHEELGDRYTPAYLLRRKVDAGDLGKKTGEGFYSYE from the coding sequence ATGCGAGGCTTCGACGAAATCGAGACGGTTGGCGTCGTCGGCGCGGGAACGATGGGCAACGGCATCGCGCAGGTGGCCGCGACCGCCGGCTACGACGTACTGATGCGCGACATCGAACAGGAGTACGTCGAGGACGGGCTGGCGGCCATCGACGATTCCCTCTCGCGGCTCGTCGCCAACGACACTATTACCGAGACGGAGAAGGCCGACGCGCAGGCGCGGCTCACCGGCACGACCGACCTCGATCGACTGGCCGAGGCGGACATCGTCGTCGAGGCCGCCGTCGAGAAGATGGACATCAAACGCGACATCTTCACCGACCTCGACGACGTGGTCGACGAGGACGTGGTGCTCGCGACGAACACCTCGACGCTCTCGATTACGACCATCGCGGCCGCGACCGCACGCCCAGAACAGGTCGTCGGTCTCCACTTCATGAACCCCGTGCCGGTGATGAAGGGCGTTGAGGTCGTCACCGGGGAGAAGACGGCGGACGCGGTGACCGACCTCGCCCACGAGTTCGCCGAGGCGCTCGGCAAGGAGACGTGGGAGTCCGACGACAAGCCGGGGTTCGTCTCGAACCGCATCCTGATGCCGTGGATCAACGAGGGGATTCGCGCCTTCGACGAGGGCGTCGCAACCAAGGAGGATATCGACCGCGGAATGAAGCTCGGCACGAACGTTCCGATGGGACCGCTCGAACTCGCCGACCACATCGGGCTGGACATCTGTCTTGACGCGACCGAGACGCTCCACGAGGAGCTCGGCGACCGGTACACGCCGGCGTATCTCCTCCGCCGGAAGGTCGACGCCGGCGACTTGGGAAAGAAGACGGGCGAGGGGTTCTACAGCTACGAGTAG
- a CDS encoding class 1 fructose-bisphosphatase: protein MDDGIAAVLDTVATTAPEIRDGLSGRRSYGDTENPSGERQLAADEYADGMLETRLLALDSVASYASEERESVIASDAGGDYHIACDPLDGSSNLKSNNTMGTIVGVYDEPLPAGGRSLVASAFVLFGPITTMVTAHEDTVTEYVIEDGDRRVVTEDLTIPDDPVVYGFGGRVPDWPDEFADYAADIEQELKLRYGGAMIGDVNQVLTYGGVFAYPALESAPDGKLRLLFEGNPIAYIVETAGGRSSDGSRSLLDVPAEEIHQRVPVHLGNAALVDRLEAAL, encoded by the coding sequence ATGGACGACGGTATCGCCGCCGTCCTCGACACCGTCGCGACCACGGCCCCGGAGATTCGCGACGGACTCTCCGGTCGCCGCAGCTACGGCGACACCGAGAACCCATCGGGAGAACGGCAGCTCGCGGCCGACGAGTACGCCGACGGGATGCTGGAGACCCGCCTGCTCGCCCTCGATTCGGTGGCGAGCTACGCCAGCGAGGAGCGCGAGTCCGTCATCGCGAGCGACGCCGGCGGCGACTACCATATCGCCTGCGACCCGCTCGACGGCTCCTCGAATCTCAAGTCGAACAACACGATGGGCACCATCGTCGGCGTCTACGACGAGCCGCTCCCGGCCGGTGGCCGGAGTCTCGTCGCGAGCGCGTTCGTCCTCTTCGGCCCGATTACGACGATGGTGACCGCCCACGAGGACACCGTCACCGAGTACGTTATCGAGGACGGCGACCGGCGCGTCGTCACCGAGGACCTGACCATTCCAGACGACCCCGTCGTGTACGGCTTCGGCGGGCGCGTCCCCGACTGGCCCGACGAGTTCGCCGACTACGCCGCCGACATCGAACAGGAACTCAAGCTCCGGTACGGCGGCGCGATGATCGGCGACGTGAACCAGGTGCTCACCTACGGCGGCGTCTTCGCGTATCCGGCACTCGAATCCGCGCCCGACGGAAAACTCCGGCTCCTGTTCGAAGGGAATCCGATTGCCTACATCGTCGAGACGGCCGGCGGTCGGTCCTCCGACGGAAGCCGGTCGCTGCTCGACGTGCCGGCCGAGGAAATCCACCAGCGCGTCCCCGTCCACCTCGGGAACGCGGCGCTCGTCGACCGGCTGGAAGCCGCGCTCTGA